CGGTGCGTTGTTGCTGGCCGCCGGAGAGTTCCTCGACGAGGTGGCTGGCCTGGCCGGTGAGGCCGAGCTGGTCGAGGATCTCGGTGGTGCGGCGGTGGGCTTCCGAGGGTGCGATGCCGCGGGCGGAGCAGACGACCTGGATGTTCTCGGCGGCGGTGAGGATGGGGGCGAGGCCGTTGTCCTGTGGGATGAGCACGATCTGGCGGGCCACGGCGTCGTCGCGGTCGCGCAGCGGCCGACCCTGTACGCGTACCGTGCCGGCGCGGGGGCGCAGCAGCCCGGCCAGCGCGTGCAGCAGGGTGGTCTTGCCGGCCCCGGAGGGCCCGGTGACCGCCGTTACCTGGCCGGGGGCGAGGTGCAGCGAGACGCCGGTGAGCACCGGTTGCCGATTCCCGTAGCCGAGGGTCACGTTGTCGGTGGTCAGCATGGCGGGGTGGCACCTCCGCGACGGGGTAGATCGGCAGGGTGTCACAGCGGGTGGTCGGCGCACAACGGCGCAGGCGGGTGTCGGGGTTGGTCAGAGGCCGCCGCCGACGCGGATGACGGCGCCGGTGGTGTAGGAGGCGTCGGGGCTGAGCAGCCAGGCGATGGCGGCGGCGACCTCGTCGGGTTCGCCGGGCCGGCCCAGGGGGATGCGGCCGGCGGCGCGGTCGGGGCGGTCGGGTTGGCCGGACAGGGCGTGGATGTCGGTGCGGATGATGCCGGGGGCGACGGCGTTGACGCGGATGCCTCGGGGGGCGAGTTCCTTGGCCAGGCCGATGGTGAGGGCGTCGGTGGCGGCCTTGACGGCGGCGTAGTGGACGTACTCCCCTGGGCTGCCGAGGGTGGCGGCGACGGAGGAGACGTTGACGATGGCGGCGCCGTCGGTCATCCTTCGGGCGGCTTGTTGGGCGCAGAGGACGTAGCCGACGAGGTTGACGTCGACGACGCGGCGCAGGTCGTCGGCGTCGAGGTCGGTGAAGGGGCCGATCGGGCTGGTGATGCCGGCGTTGTTGACCAGCCCGCCGAGCGGGCCGAGTTCGGCGGCGGCGTCGAAGAGGGCGGTGACC
This is a stretch of genomic DNA from Micromonospora sp. WMMD1082. It encodes these proteins:
- a CDS encoding SDR family oxidoreductase, encoding MANVTVITGGSRGIGAATARRLAHTGQHVALGYRRDHAAADTVVAELRATGVRAIAVPADTRDPAQVTALFDAAAELGPLGGLVNNAGITSPIGPFTDLDADDLRRVVDVNLVGYVLCAQQAARRMTDGAAIVNVSSVAATLGSPGEYVHYAAVKAATDALTIGLAKELAPRGIRVNAVAPGIIRTDIHALSGQPDRPDRAAGRIPLGRPGEPDEVAAAIAWLLSPDASYTTGAVIRVGGGL
- a CDS encoding ATP-binding cassette domain-containing protein yields the protein MLTTDNVTLGYGNRQPVLTGVSLHLAPGQVTAVTGPSGAGKTTLLHALAGLLRPRAGTVRVQGRPLRDRDDAVARQIVLIPQDNGLAPILTAAENIQVVCSARGIAPSEAHRRTTEILDQLGLTGQASHLVEELSGGQQQRTAIARGLALRGSVLLADEITSELDADNRHRVLDLLHQQAHRGATVVFATHDPDIAAACEAELHLDQGRAELVRG